Sequence from the Thunnus maccoyii chromosome 11, fThuMac1.1, whole genome shotgun sequence genome:
atcatacatatatatatatatctgaaaataaggaaatgcATAATAGGTCCACTTTATGCAGGGAGGGATAGTTCATGTGTTACATGGAGTGTGACAAAAGCACAACACACATCTGTTTAAACTTCTCTCCACTCTGATGTATGAAGGAAAATCtttgcacatactgtaggtgttaGCAGTTTCCTGCCATAGTCCTTTAACTTCTGTTGTTGCCTCCCTGTCTGCACCAGCTCTGATCCCAGATCTGATTCATTTGTctttctgtggattttgtttcatctgaatCTTCGTTGCTGTCACTTAATacgtttgttttctcttctgtatcagcagtaacagcagcagtggtgtcCTCATTGGAAGCATCGTCTACAGCAGCATCCCGCCTCAGAGTGAAATGGCAAGACAAAGCTTGATTGTCTAATAAACGTTGCCCTCAGAAACATCACCTTCTGATGAGTTGGAAGAAGAAACAGGAGCAATTCTCTCTTCCTCAGCTGCTGAGTCTTCTTGGTTTACTACTTGGTAAGGCCTCCAGTTCAATTGTTTTACCTGGAATTAAAGGTAAATGTTTCAGTCATGAGGGCACAACAAAATAGTTGAGGGTCTATTGATGTTTTACACCTCTCTAACTGATGTCAATGTTAATGTGAACCACtcacacaggaagagagacttgtttcattttgtgtgtgtgtgtgtgtgtcgtatgGATGTTACCTACACTATTTATTCTATTCTTTGTACACTACCATATAAGATACagatttaatttctgttttaattgatttttaaaccACTTTGATACTTTTATGaatagggatgcacgatattatcggcacatCATtagtatcggccgataaaaactttaaaatgaaatatcggcagcagccatttctgccgattatgagaggcggatttgttgccttctcctccgcccCTGACGGTGCTTCCCTCCACAGACTGTTTTACCCTGACGGTCCTGGTGCTTcctcccactttaacctgaatgaCAAACTGGGGCTCAGTGCTCCGGTTCGATCCACATAGAGAGCcaaggctaacgttagctgggaggctagcagaggctagctggctgtgcttccctccggccatgctgcggctaacgctccgctcCTCCCAGCTAACGCTAGCCCCAgttctccatgtggatccaaccggagcactgagccccggtttgttattcaggttaaagtgggaagaagcagctggtctgatgggcagcttgagtgaagtggagcctgcggaggaaacaccgggactGTCAATGAGAAAAAGTCCATCGGTGGCCCCTTGACTGCACAGATAGAAAACACCTCGGCTGTACACATGTATGACCAATCACTGGAGGTCACCTGAGCAAACTCAGTTAGCTgatgtgagatgtggttgaaagctcagaAGAAGCTATTTAGTGGACCACTCAgctttgattgttttgttatatcgaactgttgtatgtttttgctCAATACCACTGACAGTATGAATATAGGATATTCTTGTGGATAGAATCAGAAGGTGGGTACATCTGCACATAAACTGTTTTGTACACAAGGTGTCTGTGTGGTATTTGAGTTCATGCTTTTTCACAAGTTGATGATATCTTTATATCCAGCAACAAAAAGATAGCAAATAACAATCACAatagagaataaataaaaacagttactcACGTCTTCTgtagagaaaacacacaaataataacaataatatggCAGCAATGACTCCAATTGATACACCTATTGCACTCAGCAGCTCCTCACCTGTAAATTAGGAGACATAACAGAgtaacaaattattttaacatgttgcaATAATCTAAACACATCTTTGAACACGTCAAtatctgcttttgtttgtcttgtttgtttcttttaatgtttaacaTCAACCTGTCCAGggactgcagctgaaaatttGCCTTTTGGCTAAATCTGACTCATTTACATCATGTTGATGTtaattagatagatagatagatagatagatggatgtaCTAATTGCTTGCTATGTATTACCACAACTGAATATTCCACAAGCTGCCCAAATCTTCAGTTACTTATGTAATACAGAAATCAAACAACTGAAACTGCTTatagtttatttaaagtaaGTTTCATTATAGTTTATTAATGGTGAATTGTATTTACTAGAattacagtactgtgcaaaagttttgggcactttagatgtttagattcttatccataatgcaataccatcagggaagcatcttattatctttatttatctgtatctgtatcacTCACCAGGAGCATCAATCACTGCAGTGTTCTTAATCTGCTGGTTGGAGTGAGGGTTATACACGAGGCAGGTTACAGACTGCAGCTCTTTGACACTGACGGTGCTTGTGACAGAGAAGGTTTTCTTGGTTGGATGCTGCTGATGGGACGTCTGAGCATCCTTCAGTTTCAGTTGTTCACCGCTGAATTTGTTTTGACCAGTCCATTTCACTTCAGGTTCAGGGTATCCTCCATGTGCCGTACAGGTTGCACTGTTTAATGTGTTGTTAATGGTCAGGACAAGATCTTGGTAGGGAGCTGTGGGTGTGTCAGAAAGCATGATGGTTTACACACTAGAGATATTTATAGTATTTTGATGTGTATAGATTTTGGTTTGAAAGCAAGAAGCTACTATTCCATACCTGAGACCTGCAAAGAGGATTTGCACTGACGTTCAAGCCCTTTAGTAGAATCAAAACCAACACAGGCCGAGAATGTTTTCTGGTCATCTCCAACACTAACATTGTTTAGTCTAATAGAAATATTTCCAGAACTAAACTCAGTATTGAAGCCTTGACACCTGTTCCTGTATTCAGAGgctgttgtctgtgttttctcactGATGTGCCAGTGGAACAAAATGTTGTTAGATTGCTCCTGCTGCCAGTAAAACCATTTGATGCTTGTTGAATTCAGTGGTAGTGAACAAGGAATCAGGACGGACTCTCCGACAGTGGCATTGAGAGGGACAGGTATCTGACCCATGATGGGTGctagaaaagaaaacaagagaaatgatgtcatcctgattcatcaaaacaatgaaaatctGAGAGCTAAAAACATACGGAAACATGCACATAAGAGACTAAATTTCAAGAGAATTCTTTCTCCAGATGTCATACTGTACAGCAAGGGTGTCCTGCTAATTAAACTTGTGCAGGCATGCATcccttattttttaaatttgttttagatttgatgctttttgtgttaatttggaaacaaaaaaaaattctctgtatttctctcttaGTATCTTACTGCCAGGTAAACagccccaccccacccccctccctctggaCAGGACACTTGGTTCCTACCAGCTGGAGCTCTATGTATTATTATTGGCAGTtgagttttgttattttactttgGGTTGGAGATCATCAGTAGTCCAGTTATCGAGTTTTGTTTTGGTTAAGTTTAGATGATATTTTCCTTTTGATGGTTTAGGGGGATGCGCTGGGTGCCACGGCCCATTGCATGGCTTGCTCAGTAGCTTCCCCATCTTTTGTTCCTTTTGTCTGGGATCTCCGTCCcatttgtttgctttattttgcacttttgagtacagtttattattttcaaaataaagcttgttgttttcttggTAACTCAGAGGTCTCAGTGTCTTCTTACGTGTTTCGGTCTCCAGCTGAGCTGAGCATAAcagcacctgactattgtttttagacatacttgaaaaaatgtgaatctatcctttgaCCATCATGTttatctgaaaaatgtaaaatcaccAAATGTggataaataatgttttcactAGACAGCATTTAGAAATGGCTCCTAAGACTGATAAttgatcacgttttcagtcctggagagtagttctgtgtaaggcagatgccactgagcatgtgtggtTCGTATTGTAAACAACTAATACTTTTCCATGTCTTTATAACTTGTATGTTAGTAAGTTAGtgttagaaaaaaaagtcctctgTACTTGGTTGTGGATATATCCAGACCACATGATTTCATACGCAACAGAAATTCCACTTTTTTCCTTTGGATCCTGTGTACTGCTGTTGATGACTGGAGGCAGCAAAGAATCCAAGTTTTAAGCTCAAAGTTACATCAGTGCTTACAATTAAGACCAAGCTAACGTTAGTGTGGGCTGTTGCCTTCAGTCTCTGCTCTCAGAACGTCTCTGTTGTATTTCCTCTTCTGAATACAAATGTACTTCTATGAATCCATCACATCTCGTCATTTCTTTGTGTCAGACTTATATTCATACTCGTCATATCAATCAGACCCAGACACTTTAATTTCTCAAAGAGCTTCGGtgtaaagtcaagaggttgtaaTATGTAGCACAGCAAGCTAGCGAATCTCTGTAAATGGaactgtgttcctgcacatgcccagtggtgtctgccttacactgaactactctctggagactaaaaacatgatcgctgttataGAGTTGCGAAGTGGGAGGAGCTATTTTGGGTTCCCCTCCTAATCATTTTTCTCATAGAGACTGTTACATGTTACATCCTGAATGGTACACACTGAAGGAATCCAAACCAGGAGAAGCTGATTGCAATGACAGCAATGGTGAAGACAACAATTCCCATGATCCCATACTActtaatgacatcatcaaacgccgtcttttgttattgttttgattgagagacccctagcgcCAGAAATTATTTGTTTAGTAAGAGAAGGCTGAGAGTTTCAAAAATGCTGAATTTAAAGGAAAAGCAATTAAATTGATTGAAGGAATTCTTCTTGTTCTAGATCATCTACTTGTGTTAGTAATGAGTCTCTGCCACCATGAActctgtctgaaaacaaattACCCCTGGTATGACGCATCATTCAGATGTGTTTTTGCTGGTACCAGTGAAACTACTACTCTTTTATGCTGTGCTTTCAAATGATTCAGTGAACTTACCACACAGAAGTAAAATCAACAGGCTTGAAGAAGACATGTCTGAActggaaaacaaagataaaagatCTTTTGGTGATCTGTGATGAATACTTTATTGTAGTTATGTTATAttgtgacaaaaacacattaccaGTTTCATTACTTCATATATTCATTAAGTTTTATTATCAGTCAGACTAAATGTtttttgacacataatatgcAAAAAGAGACAAGATCATACTTatttcaaaacatgaaaattcTTCTGAGTGAAGAATTTAAGATACTTCATTCCAGCTGTTTCCTTCAGTGTTGTCACTTATTAATCCCAATTCATTCAAGTTCATTATGAAAGTGCAACTTTTAAGAAATGAGACGACACTTACCAGAAatacatctcacacacacacgagcagcTGTTCCTCCACTTGTCAAGTTCACctctgctgttaaaaaaaagtgagtgaTTGTGAAACTACTTGCAGCAGCCCAGTGGCTCCTCCTTCCTTTTTGCCATCCGATTGGGTGTAACTCACAAATCAGGTCATGCAGAGGCACAAACacccacctgcacacacacacacacacacacacacacacacacttgaatgcTTTCTGCAATTTACTCTGAATAAGAGCTTTCATTATAAGATCAATTCTGTCATGTAATGTGACTTTAAAACATAGTAACACTTTACAATAGGGTACTAGATCTGGGCGatataatgaattaatttttcaGAATTTTTGTTCTTGCACAATGTGTAAAAATTGTGAGTTATTACAACATGCACAAGAAGTTGAACACTGCTATATCAGCCATTCTGAGTCATGACAGTCCTGTAAACTGATATTAATAGTTACAGTACAAAAatccaaatcaaaacaactttattgtccacttttgttgtttttgtcttcagctTGCATGACAGTCAACATCAGATATGttagtaaaatacattttacactctgaactgcttaaaatgatttgaaataatttaaattaactCAAGATCAATTTAAGAAGCGCCAGGTACATGAGATTCAAAGCAATATCGTCATGTCCGTTCATTAACTGATGTATGGTATGTGGAAGGCAGGAGCTGAAAGTGATGATACAGGAGATGTCATGTATCCTCTAAGATTTTGTCTGtcattcatacatacatgcacatctGCTGCTCCAGGTGGCCGGCTGCCTCTGGCTCTCTCATAGTGaatttaacaaaacactgatCTGTTCTCtcggtttgtgtttgttgacgAGGTATCACGAGGTCAAGGTCACTTTTATTGTCTCAGTGACGTGAGGTATAGCAGGCAGCAGGATCCAGTCTGGGATACAGGCAGTAAACTCACTCtgaaggtaaataaaggccGAAGGTGCTGCAGCAGACTAGAGGGAGTTGTCTCAGTTGAGACTGATAAGTCTCCCTCAGCTAAATGTACAAAGGGAGCAGCAGCAAGACAGGAAGATCATACTATGTGATATGAATTATCGCTGTCTGGCAACATTGATTTTACATTCATAACATTTTTCCCAATCACTTGCAGGTTGTCACACAGAATTCAAATGTCAGTTCACTGAGTTAGGCTTGTTTGTCTAAATGGGTTAAACTGCTCTTCTAGAAAGCATGTGTAAAATACCCACATGTAAAATACTTGAACCAACTGTCACAACCATACAAACATAACTTTCATAAATCTCTGTAATCTGCCATTGTTATTAAAGAACTGATGAATATTTAGATTCAGTAACATGATCCTCCTCAGttttttgtgtgacttttctcATGTCATTTTCAATGGAGGAAAGTAACttaatacatttactcaagtactgtacttaagtacagtttgaagtacttttacttgtgtatttccatgtgatgctactttctacatttcagagggaaatattgtactttctactccactacatttatttgacagctttagttacttttcagatgaagatttgacacaatggataatataacaagcttttaaaatacaacacattgttaaagatgaaaccagtggtttccaacctctttggcttttgacgtcttacaaaaagcagtgtgtagtcggggtcacatttcacatgtctatgagttgttaacagctccaccaaatagtgatttttccctctaaacttctcacatgctttcatttcaataaatgttcaaatgatccaatatttcagcaaaaatcaaagattagagaaaaagtcaaaaactgaaaacagatttgtgtatcagaactttgttttttcttctttcctctcccattaatcatctcacgacccctcagatttatctgctgaccctttggaggggcccgacccctaggttgggaaccactggactaaactagctaactgtatataaagtagtgtaaactagctccacctccagcagctacaacagtaacatgctgctctaacactgatgcttcactattaataatctaatgatgtcatatataataatatatcagtcagagggaccaaaccactacttttactgcaatactttaactacatcaagctcataatacttatgtacttttactgcaatactttaactacatcaagctcatagtacttatgtacttttactgcaatactttaactacatcaagctcataatacttatgtacttttactgcaacaggAAAGACTGAAAGTCAACATTAACTTGATAATGTTGATGAATGTGTTCATGCTGCCTGCGTGTTTTCCTTGTTTGTCAGCTGTTTGGTTGCTGGATTGTTGTTGGATGACTTTAATCCATAAATCTGTTACTGACGGAGACACAATGTTTCTGAATGTAAGATGCTGCTTATTAACGGCAGGACAACATGTCAAACAGCTAATAAACAGCTTATAAACTTTAAATTAACACAGtcattagtttatttgtcatttagATTGTATTCATTGATGATAAACATTTCATCATAGTTGTAGTTTTAAAgggtttagttttgtttttgttgtgaaaatatttttcgTCATAGTTTTCATTGACTGAATCAAACTGGTGCAGAACATGCTAATCTTTAATCTGCAACAAATGTCGCAGCAGCTGAGGATAAACTGTGCTGTATGATGAATCTGATTAAAGATTTGAATTTGGAGCAAGCTCGACTGTCGACTGAgacaaaagtgaaacaaaaagatCTGACAGCTCAGGACATCTGTATGTTTGGGCTAACTGCCACTTTTCAGTATTGATGCGTCATGTTTCAGATACTGTCACAGTCTCTGCCTCGTCTGTTTATCCTCAGAGTCAACACCAGCTACTTTCTGTGCAAACTGTTTAATCTCCTTGCAAAAGTCAGTCTGTTCTCATGAGGTCACAGAGACTCAGTTTcaactaaatatttaaatccAACTGTTTGTTTTAGATTATTTAAAGTGAAGAAATATGCTATTCTTTTCTGAGACATTACTTTGTTGTCACCAAATCTGTTTGCTCCTGTTCAGTAGCTCCCCCTGCAACTAAAGGGGCCATAAGATGctttttgtaactttttgttattcatatcctgttatgatgtcggatatctTTGCTAAACTTGGTCAAAAGGTCCAGAGCTTGAGGTGAACATGTGTAGaaatgcttcctgcaagtcaaaagccagggcttcctgctctgaatgcttagTTTGCcgacattttttaaaaccttgCCAACGAGCTGATGTTGGCTCATTGCACATACCCATAAGCAGCTGCCCGTTCCATAGCCTTGGTTgttaaggtttttccatgtgttgttcacattgtccactctctcatattttggatcagattttggctcaaacatgtGTGATTATATTTCAGAATTTGACATattgagtaaagaatgagaaaaggtAGTGAAATCCCACTATCATagtttgttttatgtcattgaAACAGCTTCTCAGGTGGCCAGAAGTCAGCCGTTAagggagccttaaagagacaggagctaaaacggcctgtttcagacagaggctgaactgaggggctgcataaagggccagtagaagataaataaggagcttttaactggaaatcatgcaaagatattccagtagagccccataaacatgaataaatacagacctggaaatgtgcatgatacatcccctttcACTGTGATCTGAGGTGACTACGGTGTAAATCTTTTATCCATCACATTTACTTAATACTCGAACCTCAACAAAATAATGCACCAACAAGCACTTTAAGATAAACTGtctaatattttttcatcaaatgatttaaaagttaaaatctTACTTCGATTGTTATATTCTACTGTCTATATCAGTACAACAGGGTGAAATATGCAGGTCAGGAAGGAACGAAGTCATGTTTTAAACCACTATTGACTTCCTACATCCTGATTCAACCGCAGCGCAGATGTGTTTCCTCTCATAACACTTTCAATTTCATTTCTGAGTAAGTGGAATAAACTTTCAGTTCTCAAACAACatctaaacaaacaagaaaggtaaaagtaaaaatggctTTATTTAATCTCTTCCTTGTTTctgttgtagttgttgtaaaGGCTGCTTGTTTCAGCTAAACAGTATCACAGCTGAccacagaaaatagaaaaacactgaGTCAAATAGGCACAGATGCCTGAGAATGCATttattgttgcttttatatttaaaagGTTGCATCTCAGTTGTTCTCATCTGTTTTCTACAACTGTGAAATTACCCTCAAAgctttttactgtaaatctcCTGTTTTACTGAGCAAAGGCAGTGACGTACATATTGTACTTAATGTGTCACAAAGCACTTCCGCTGTCTGCACAACAATCAcgtgcattttttttaaaccgcacaaaaacaaatgtgagaCTGTGGTTAAAGTGATTTCTCCTCTTTACCCAAGACGTCTGAGAAGCACGACTGCATGAAGTCTTCACAGAAAGGTGAGTTACTTCCAAAGAAGTTTGCTTGAGTGGGACTTCCATggtttatgttttatgtgtgttggTCTTCAGCAACcactttgctagcttgttgtgctacatgtCACAATCTTTTGACTTCGGACTACATTGTGcagtgtaaatatatataatttttttagaATGCACaatgtaaatttacatttttcattcagcCTCCACTGttac
This genomic interval carries:
- the LOC121906881 gene encoding butyrophilin-like protein 2 is translated as MYFCSDMSSSSLLILLLCAPIMGQIPVPLNATVGESVLIPCSLPLNSTSIKWFYWQQEQSNNILFHWHISEKTQTTASEYRNRCQGFNTEFSSGNISIRLNNVSVGDDQKTFSACVGFDSTKGLERQCKSSLQVSAPYQDLVLTINNTLNSATCTAHGGYPEPEVKWTGQNKFSGEQLKLKDAQTSHQQHPTKKTFSVTSTVSVKELQSVTCLVYNPHSNQQIKNTAVIDAPGE